A region of Lycium barbarum isolate Lr01 chromosome 3, ASM1917538v2, whole genome shotgun sequence DNA encodes the following proteins:
- the LOC132631430 gene encoding uncharacterized protein LOC132631430, protein MGEDEDQRLQIRPSLKSQTCFNNYPKWKDKLRENCYKRVREDRSRLVWKLRLANHQPHHQDLIKSSLEDIVSDEIQKFKHSYQSESFDNSKFSLALDDTVWEYNGLHEAYQGDCEEMLLEMQRIFYEDLRMEETKEQVPIETWEDEEDEYLARAVYEHMNINEKDGKEVWCPICKQGDLKENCHHIYCSLCGLMLNRDDEVNLEVLRNRLGEAHSDHLDRGCRLKPKFCVETRFNLTALYITCQGCGMFEVVI, encoded by the exons ATGGGAGAAGACGAAGATCAGAGACTCCAAATTCGGCCTTCTCTTAAATCTCAGACTTGCTTTAATAATTATCCCAAATGGAAAGATAAG CTTAGAGAAAATTGTTACAAAAGGGTCAGAGAAGATCGAAGCCGCCTTGTTTGGAAATTAAGGTTGGCCAACCACCAACCACATCATCAG GATCTCATCAAGTCATCTCTAGAGGACATAGTTTCTGATGAAATACAGAAATTTAAGCACTCATATCAGAGTGAGAGTTTTGATAATTCTAAATTCTCCCTCGCACTGGATGATACTGTATGGGAATATAATGGCCTTCATGAAGCTTATCAAGGTGATTGTGAGGAAATGCTGCTCGAAATGCAGAGGATTTTTTATGAAGATCTCAGGATGGAAGAAACAAAAG AACAAGTTCCAATTGAAACTTGGGAGGATGAAGAAGATGAGTATTTGGCTCGTGCAGTATACGAACACATGAACATCAATGAGAAG GATGGCAAGGAGGTTTGGTGTCCCATCTGCAAGCAAGGAGATTTGAAAGAGAACTGTCATCATATCTATTGCTCTCTCTGTGGACTCATGCTCAACAGAGATGATGAG GTCAATCTAGAGGTGTTACGCAATAGATTGGGTGAAGCTCATTCAGATCATCTTGATCGGGGATGCAGGTTAAAACCCAAATTCTGCGTTGAAACTAGATTTAATCTGACTGCTCTGTACATTACCTGTCAGGGATGCGGCATGTTCGAGGTTGTAATATAG